The following proteins are co-located in the Pomacea canaliculata isolate SZHN2017 linkage group LG10, ASM307304v1, whole genome shotgun sequence genome:
- the LOC112574254 gene encoding phosphoglucomutase-1-like: MKELKIERVPTTPFDGQKPGTSGLRKKVKIFQSPGYTENFVQATLTGALGDKVKGSTLVVGGDGRYFLRDSIQIIARIAAANGVSKLFIGQGGILSTPAVSCIIRKYKTTGGIICTASHNPGGPTEDFGIKYNIENGGPAPENVTSAIYKVTQTINEYYYCSNLDVDLDNLGEQSFKVDGHDFSIYIIDSVQDYLELMKEIFDFEALKSVVRPGGLKILINCLNGVTGPYAKRIFEVELGAPPSSVVNCVPLNDFGGHHPDPNLTYAKDLVDAMAKGEHGFGAAFDGDGDRNMILGQEAFFVTPNDSLAVLANNLECIPYFKRTGVKGFARSMPTAGALDRVARAKHQKCFETPTGWKFFGNLMDAGWISLCGEESFGTGSDHIREKDGIWAALAWLSVIKYTNKSVRLILMDHWRQYGRNFFTRYDYENCETEPANTMMNKLQELVDDPSTVGKSFTSGSKTYTVKIADNFRYCDPVDGSISENQGIRIIFTDDSRIIYRLSGTGSSGATIRVYIEGYENDSTTFGKDSQEVLKPLIDIALRIAQLQKLTGRNAPTVIT; the protein is encoded by the exons ATGAAAGAACTAAAAATTGAACGTGTGCCAACAACTCCTTTCGATGGACAGAAGCCTGGAACAAGCGGCctgagaaagaaagtgaaaattttCCAAAGTCCGGGTTACACCGAAAACTTTGTGCAGGCAACGCTAACAGGCGCTTTGGGTGACAAAGTGAAGGGCAGTACGCTTGTTGTCGGTGGTGATGGAAGATATTTTCTTCGAGATTCCATACAAATCATTGCCAGGATTGCTGCGGCAAATGGG GTAAGCAAGTTGTTTATTGGCCAGGGTGGAATACTGTCTACACCTGCTGTTTCTTGCATCATCCGCAAATACAAGACCACTGGTGGCATCATTTGCACTGCCTCTCATAATCCTGGTGGACCAACTGAAGATTTTGGCATAAAATATAACATTGAAAATGGAG GCCCAGCACCTGAGAATGTGACCAGTGCAATTTACAAAGTGACACAGACTATTAATGAATACTATTACTGCTCAAACTTGGATGTAGACTTAGATAATCTTGGAGAGCAGAGTTTCAAG GTGGATGGACATGATTTCAGCATATACATAATAGACTCAGTACAAGATTATTTGGAACTTATGAAGGAAATTTTTGACTTTGAAGCCCTTAAAAGTGTGGTCCGTCCTGGTGGCCTTAAGATTCTCATCAACTGCTTGAATGGAG TGACTGGTCCTTATGCCAAACGAATATTTGAGGTTGAATTAGGAGCACCACCATCCAGTGTAGTAAACTGTGTTCCTCTGAATGACTTTGGAGGTCATCATCCTGACCCTAATCTGACATACGCTAAGGACCTTGTGGATGCAATGGCTAAAGGAGAACACGGCTTTGGTGCAGCATTTGATGGAGATGGA GATCGCAACATGATTCTCGGCCAAGAGGCTTTCTTTGTGACCCCAAATGACTCACTGGCAGTGTTGGCAAACAACCTGGAGTGTATCCCATACTTTAAGCGCACTGGAGTTAAAGGTTTTGCACGAAGTATGCCAACAGCAGGTGCACTTGACAGAGTTGCCCGTGCAAAACACCAGAAATGCTTTGAGACTCCAACTGGATGGAAATTTTTTGGCAATTTGATGGATGCTGGCTGGATCTCTCTTTGTGGAGAGGAAAGTTTTGGGACTGGCTCAGACCATATTAG AGAAAAAGATGGAATCTGGGCAGCATTGGCATGGCTGTCAGTAATAAAGTACACCAATAAATCTGTACGACTAATCTTGATGGATCATTGGAGGCAGTATGGACGCAACTTTTTCACACG ATACGATTATGAGAACTGTGAAACTGAGCCAGCAAACACAATGATGAATAAATTGCAAGAATTAGTGGATGATCCCTCAACTGTTGGCAAAAGCTTCACATCTGGCAGCAAAACCTACACCGTGAAAATCGCAGACAATTTTCGCTACTGTGACCCTGTTGATGGCAGCATCTCTGAGAATCAG GGTATACGCATCATCTTCACTGATGACTCTAGAATCATATATCGTCTGAGTGGGACCGGCAGCAGTGGTGCAACTATTCGCGTGTATATAGAGGGCTATGAAAATGATTCTACAACATTTGGAAAAGATTCTCAG GAGGTACTCAAGCCACTGATAGATATTGCCCTTCGCATTGCTCAGCTACAAAAGCTGACTGGCCGTAATGCTCCTACTGTCATTACGTAA